One window of the Tetragenococcus koreensis genome contains the following:
- a CDS encoding septation ring formation regulator EzrA: MGSNLILGIVIAIIVIAAIIYGIGFFIRKKNQEKLKALEDRKKALFDLPIKDEIDDIKKMHLVGQSQNSFKEWNQKWEKLSTDNFAELESQIFEVENLNEAFRFVKAKAAVDKAQKTMDNMEKEIGKVRDELNELRESEERNSLKVQQALDIYEGMKKSLRREGEKFGPAFAEIQKQVKSVESEFTQFITLNTSGDPVEAREVLETAEKHTFELEELMKKVPEEYEKLHNIFPGQLEEIADGYQTLMDEEYVIPKENFEEDIAHVKRRVENSVEDLEKVEISTVEADNDETANQIDQLYDVMEREIAAKRYVVKNRKALADYVDHATSNNRQLLIELDHTSQTYTLNHNELARVRGFQSEIEEIARRNDSVDPKLEAHEIPYSEVQSFYKDAFEILDGVESEQVEIDQALRDLRKEETAAQDRADAFEFKLRSLKRFVEQQRLPGLPGEYLDFFFGVTDRLEELDDLLNKTRVDMDDVNELVAICAEDLDVLQEKTHDMVDEAALTEQMMQHANRYRHSHTEVKASIDRTLDLFNYEYRYKDALDEIGTALERVEPGAFKRIEDFYYENRKELV; encoded by the coding sequence ATGGGAAGTAACCTAATTTTGGGAATTGTTATAGCAATTATAGTGATTGCGGCAATTATTTATGGTATAGGCTTTTTTATACGCAAAAAAAATCAGGAAAAGTTAAAGGCGTTGGAAGATCGGAAAAAAGCACTATTTGATTTGCCTATTAAGGACGAAATAGACGATATCAAAAAAATGCATCTCGTCGGTCAGAGCCAGAACTCCTTTAAAGAGTGGAATCAAAAGTGGGAAAAACTTTCTACTGATAATTTTGCTGAATTAGAAAGTCAAATTTTTGAAGTTGAAAATTTGAACGAAGCCTTTCGCTTTGTGAAAGCCAAAGCGGCTGTTGATAAAGCGCAAAAAACAATGGATAACATGGAAAAAGAGATTGGCAAAGTTCGTGATGAATTAAATGAATTACGTGAAAGTGAAGAACGGAATTCATTAAAAGTCCAACAAGCGTTAGATATTTACGAAGGTATGAAAAAATCGCTAAGACGAGAGGGCGAGAAATTTGGTCCTGCCTTTGCTGAAATTCAGAAACAAGTTAAAAGTGTAGAAAGTGAGTTTACGCAGTTTATTACGTTAAACACTTCCGGTGACCCGGTAGAAGCTCGCGAAGTATTAGAAACAGCGGAAAAACATACATTTGAGTTAGAAGAACTTATGAAAAAGGTTCCTGAAGAATATGAGAAGCTGCATAATATATTCCCAGGACAGTTAGAAGAAATTGCAGATGGTTATCAGACGTTAATGGATGAAGAATACGTCATCCCGAAAGAAAACTTTGAAGAAGACATCGCACACGTAAAACGTCGTGTTGAAAATTCTGTAGAAGATTTAGAAAAAGTCGAAATTTCCACTGTTGAAGCTGACAATGATGAGACAGCAAACCAAATTGATCAACTATACGACGTTATGGAACGTGAGATTGCAGCAAAACGTTATGTGGTGAAAAATCGCAAAGCACTCGCTGATTACGTTGACCATGCAACAAGCAATAATCGTCAATTACTAATTGAACTTGATCATACTTCACAAACGTATACCTTAAACCATAACGAGCTCGCTCGTGTGCGTGGTTTCCAATCGGAAATAGAAGAAATTGCTCGACGGAATGACTCAGTTGATCCAAAACTAGAAGCTCATGAGATTCCTTATTCTGAAGTACAAAGTTTCTATAAAGACGCTTTTGAAATTTTAGATGGGGTTGAAAGTGAACAAGTAGAAATCGACCAAGCGCTTCGTGATTTGCGTAAAGAGGAAACAGCTGCACAAGATAGAGCTGATGCTTTTGAGTTTAAGCTACGTAGTTTGAAACGTTTTGTGGAACAACAACGTTTACCAGGATTACCAGGTGAATACTTAGATTTCTTCTTTGGTGTAACAGACCGTTTAGAAGAACTAGATGATCTATTAAACAAGACTCGCGTAGATATGGACGATGTTAACGAACTAGTCGCAATTTGTGCAGAGGATCTGGACGTTTTGCAAGAAAAAACGCATGATATGGTCGATGAGGCAGCTTTGACTGAGCAAATGATGCAACACGCTAATCGTTATCGACACTCGCACACAGAAGTGAAAGCTTCGATTGATCGGACCCTTGATTTGTTTAACTACGAGTACCGTTATAAAGATGCGCTGGATGAAATCGGTACAGCGTTGGAACGAGTCGAACCTGGTGCCTTTAAACGAATTGAAGACTTTTACTATGAGAACCGAAAAGAATTAGTTTAA
- the tpx gene encoding thiol peroxidase yields the protein MFITRKGEKLEVPGQQPETGDKAASFSLKDLQDRTYTLADFNNGKPTILSVIPNINTRVCALQTKRFNQEASQLDDINFVTISNNTKEDQAKWCGQEGVDMIMLHDPENAFGQTYNIYIPEADCFARSIFVLDQNGTINYEEITPEMSDEPDYQKALEAAKALI from the coding sequence ATGTTTATTACACGCAAGGGAGAAAAATTAGAGGTACCTGGTCAACAACCAGAAACAGGCGACAAAGCTGCGTCATTTTCATTAAAGGATTTACAGGATCGTACGTATACATTGGCAGATTTTAACAACGGTAAACCTACCATCTTAAGTGTCATTCCAAATATCAATACACGCGTATGTGCATTACAAACGAAACGTTTTAATCAAGAAGCAAGTCAACTTGATGATATTAATTTTGTGACGATCTCAAATAATACGAAAGAAGATCAAGCTAAATGGTGTGGTCAAGAAGGTGTAGATATGATTATGTTGCATGATCCTGAAAATGCTTTTGGGCAAACTTATAATATTTACATCCCTGAAGCGGATTGTTTCGCGCGCAGTATTTTTGTACTTGATCAAAATGGGACAATTAATTATGAAGAAATCACACCTGAAATGTCTGATGAGCCAGATTATCAAAAGGCATTAGAGGCAGCAAAAGCACTAATTTAA
- the thiI gene encoding tRNA uracil 4-sulfurtransferase ThiI, protein MKYSEIMVRYGELSTKGKNRRSFIMRLSSNVRQALVDFPKLKIHADRDRMHLVLNGEDSDLIIPKLQMVFGIQNFSPSVRVEKDIEQIKACAQEMVSEIYTGNESFKVTAKRSDHTFEQTSDELNVTLGDAVIDHFPDIKVQMKKPDINLRVEIRSNGAFLSYKTIPGAAGLPVGTSGKGMLMLSGGIDSPVAGFLAMKRGVEIEAVHFASPPYTSEQALQKAKDLTAKLAPYVGQIQFIEVPFTEVQEEIKNRVPQGYWMTITRRMMLRLTDSIRQLRRGLVILNGESLGQVASQTLQSMVAINEVTNTPIIRPVATMDKLEIIDIAQKIDTFDLSIQPFEDCCTIFAPPQPKTKPHLDKVQQYEERLDITGLIERALANIKVEKIVPASAQEQQDEFAELL, encoded by the coding sequence ATGAAATATTCTGAAATTATGGTTCGATACGGCGAGCTATCGACTAAAGGGAAGAATCGACGGTCATTTATCATGCGTCTTTCTTCTAATGTGCGTCAAGCGCTTGTCGATTTCCCTAAGTTAAAAATTCATGCAGATCGTGATCGGATGCATCTGGTTTTAAACGGTGAGGATAGCGATTTGATTATTCCTAAATTACAAATGGTGTTTGGTATCCAAAATTTTTCCCCCAGCGTTCGTGTGGAAAAAGATATCGAACAAATCAAAGCTTGCGCTCAAGAAATGGTCAGTGAAATTTATACCGGAAATGAAAGTTTTAAGGTTACCGCCAAGCGCAGTGATCATACCTTTGAACAAACTAGTGATGAATTAAATGTGACGCTAGGCGATGCGGTTATTGATCATTTTCCTGATATTAAAGTGCAAATGAAAAAGCCCGACATTAATTTGCGCGTGGAAATTCGTAGTAACGGAGCTTTCTTGTCTTACAAAACGATTCCTGGCGCAGCAGGCCTTCCTGTGGGCACAAGTGGTAAAGGAATGTTAATGCTTTCTGGCGGTATTGACTCTCCAGTAGCTGGTTTTCTGGCCATGAAACGAGGCGTAGAAATCGAAGCTGTTCATTTTGCTAGTCCGCCTTATACTAGCGAACAAGCCTTGCAAAAAGCTAAGGATCTTACCGCTAAACTCGCTCCTTATGTGGGTCAGATTCAATTTATCGAAGTTCCTTTTACTGAAGTACAAGAGGAAATTAAAAATCGAGTACCGCAAGGTTATTGGATGACCATCACCCGACGAATGATGTTACGTTTGACCGATAGCATTCGCCAATTACGTCGTGGGTTAGTCATTTTAAATGGTGAATCCTTAGGTCAAGTAGCTTCACAAACATTACAAAGCATGGTTGCTATTAATGAAGTAACGAATACCCCTATTATTCGACCAGTTGCTACTATGGACAAGCTAGAAATCATTGATATTGCTCAAAAAATCGATACTTTTGATTTGTCTATTCAACCATTTGAAGATTGCTGCACTATTTTTGCGCCACCACAGCCAAAAACCAAACCACATCTGGACAAAGTTCAGCAATATGAAGAAAGATTAGACATTACAGGGTTAATCGAACGTGCTTTGGCAAATATTAAAGTCGAAAAAATTGTCCCAGCAAGCGCACAAGAACAACAAGATGAATTTGCTGAATTACTATAA
- a CDS encoding aspartate kinase, translated as MKTAKFGGSSLANSTQLKKVAEIIKADETRRFIVVSAPGKRFATDKKVTDLLVEFYQKRLKNEATDQLIVDIFKRYEEIGKDFQVEENILDQIYQSLNHLKELAVENNPHFLDEILSNGENNNAKLVAGVLQTEGVNARYIDPQELGIIVTDEPLNARILMSSYKIISRWRNANEVLVIPGFFGYTEKGDICTFSRGGSDITGAIVASAMNVDLYENFTDVNGIFAAHPGYIHHPEPIREITYREMRELSYGGFSVFHDEALMPSYRAKIPVVIKNTNNPDHPGTLITNERENKEQPVVGIASDGGFSMIYLNKYLMNREVGFTLKVLEIFKEFNLNYEHMPSGIDDISIILRANQLNPQLEEDLLRKIAYVIDPDELQIIHNLSMVMIVGEGMKQRVGSMAESTAALARKKINIEMISQGASEVSITFGVHQDREQDAIRTLYYTFFE; from the coding sequence ATGAAAACAGCAAAATTCGGCGGTAGTTCACTGGCAAACTCCACACAATTAAAAAAAGTCGCAGAAATTATTAAAGCAGATGAAACACGACGCTTTATTGTCGTTTCTGCTCCCGGGAAAAGATTTGCAACCGATAAAAAAGTGACCGACTTACTAGTTGAGTTCTATCAAAAACGGTTAAAAAATGAAGCAACGGATCAGCTTATTGTTGATATTTTTAAGCGTTATGAGGAAATTGGCAAGGATTTTCAGGTTGAAGAAAACATCTTAGACCAAATTTATCAATCATTAAATCATTTAAAAGAATTAGCAGTAGAAAACAACCCACATTTTTTGGATGAAATTTTATCAAACGGAGAAAATAATAACGCCAAACTTGTCGCTGGCGTTCTTCAAACTGAAGGCGTTAATGCTCGTTATATTGATCCGCAAGAATTAGGTATTATTGTCACCGACGAACCTTTAAATGCACGAATTTTGATGAGTTCTTACAAAATAATCAGTCGCTGGCGTAACGCCAACGAAGTTCTGGTTATCCCTGGTTTCTTTGGCTATACTGAAAAAGGTGATATTTGCACCTTTTCACGTGGCGGATCAGACATCACGGGTGCGATCGTCGCTTCAGCAATGAATGTGGATTTGTATGAAAACTTTACTGATGTTAACGGTATTTTTGCAGCTCATCCAGGTTATATTCACCATCCTGAGCCCATCCGTGAAATTACCTATCGAGAAATGCGGGAGTTGTCTTATGGAGGTTTTTCTGTTTTCCACGATGAAGCTCTAATGCCTTCTTATCGCGCCAAAATTCCAGTTGTCATAAAAAATACTAATAATCCTGATCATCCTGGCACTTTAATTACTAATGAACGAGAAAATAAAGAACAGCCTGTAGTCGGAATTGCGAGCGATGGCGGTTTTAGTATGATCTACCTCAATAAATACTTGATGAACCGTGAAGTTGGATTCACATTAAAAGTCTTAGAGATCTTTAAAGAATTTAATTTGAATTATGAACATATGCCTTCAGGAATCGATGATATTTCGATTATTTTACGTGCTAATCAGTTAAATCCGCAATTAGAAGAAGACTTATTACGAAAAATTGCTTATGTCATTGACCCAGATGAGCTTCAGATTATTCACAACCTTTCTATGGTTATGATTGTCGGTGAAGGGATGAAGCAAAGAGTTGGTAGTATGGCAGAAAGTACGGCTGCTCTAGCTAGAAAAAAGATCAATATTGAAATGATCAGTCAAGGAGCTTCTGAGGTTAGCATTACGTTTGGCGTTCATCAAGACCGTGAGCAAGATGCCATTCGAACGTTATACTATACTTTCTTTGAATAA
- a CDS encoding redox-sensing transcriptional repressor Rex: MKDYNKKKIPRATAKRLPLYLRNLTILDTKGVARIKSKELSDITQVPSATIRRDFSYLGELGRSGYGYDVAFLIEVFSHILDSNEESRIAIVGFGNLGKALANNNFRRNENLIISCVFDTNPEIIGKTIAGFYVYSMADFKQIAQEKNIRIAISTVPSEHAQEAIDIVVNSGITAILNFAPDRVEVPDNISMRYIDLTTELLTLLFFDHNYKKTPLAVTS, encoded by the coding sequence GTGAAAGACTATAATAAGAAAAAAATACCACGCGCTACAGCTAAAAGACTACCATTATACTTAAGAAACCTAACGATTTTAGACACAAAAGGCGTCGCACGAATTAAATCAAAAGAACTTTCTGACATTACCCAGGTTCCCTCTGCTACGATACGTCGTGATTTTTCTTATTTAGGAGAACTTGGTCGTAGTGGTTATGGCTATGATGTTGCTTTTTTGATTGAAGTTTTTAGTCATATTTTAGATAGTAATGAAGAAAGTCGCATTGCGATTGTTGGTTTTGGAAATTTGGGCAAGGCGTTAGCCAATAATAATTTTCGTCGCAATGAAAATCTTATTATCTCCTGTGTATTTGACACGAATCCGGAAATCATCGGAAAAACAATTGCAGGCTTTTATGTTTACAGTATGGCTGATTTTAAACAAATAGCTCAAGAAAAAAACATTAGAATTGCGATATCCACAGTACCTAGCGAACATGCTCAAGAAGCGATTGATATTGTGGTCAATAGTGGAATTACGGCAATATTAAACTTTGCCCCTGACCGCGTTGAAGTGCCTGATAATATCAGTATGCGTTATATTGATTTAACGACTGAATTATTAACATTACTCTTTTTTGATCATAACTATAAAAAAACACCGTTAGCTGTTACTTCATAG
- a CDS encoding peptide ABC transporter substrate-binding protein, with amino-acid sequence MKKGKLLGLMAVSTTLLAACTTGDTADSGEDGGSNGANGEQVFNLSVEQEMPSADLSLATDTISFTALNNVYEGIYRLDENDDPQPAGAAEMAEVSEDGLTYNIKLREDANWSNGDPVTADDYVYGWQRTADPATGAEYAYLYGYVENGDEVIEGDKEPSELGIEAIDDHELEITLDTPTPFFDYLLAFPSFFPQPQDIVEENGDDYASTGDDSVYNGPFALTEFDGAGSDTEWSYTANDEYWDKDNVNLDEINVSVVKESSTGLNLFNDGQTDDVLLTGELAQQNANNPEYQSIKEARTSYIELNQEEEDSPFNNKDLRLALSYALDREALVEQVLGDGSQPSTNLVPEETGKDLDTDEDFTEVSDSTLEYDPDKAQEHWEKAKDELGVDSLEFDLLSDDQDGAKQVAEYIQGAWEDLDGLNVSSTTVPFSVRLDRGTAGDFEALVGGWGADYADPSSFTDLFQTENSYNHGSWSNDEYDELIEAASTTHANEPEERFQDLIEAEGVINEEMGVIPVYQKAQGHMISDKVNGIVSHSAGAKYDYKWVTIEE; translated from the coding sequence ATGAAAAAGGGGAAATTATTAGGGCTTATGGCTGTTAGTACTACGTTACTAGCCGCTTGTACCACAGGGGATACAGCAGATAGCGGCGAAGACGGAGGAAGCAACGGAGCAAACGGTGAACAAGTGTTTAACTTGTCCGTTGAACAAGAAATGCCTTCTGCCGATTTATCATTAGCCACGGATACGATTAGTTTTACAGCACTTAATAATGTCTATGAAGGTATTTATCGTTTAGATGAAAATGATGATCCACAACCAGCTGGGGCTGCTGAAATGGCCGAAGTTTCAGAAGATGGCTTGACTTATAATATAAAACTTAGAGAAGATGCCAATTGGTCCAATGGAGATCCTGTTACTGCAGATGACTATGTCTACGGCTGGCAACGAACAGCGGACCCAGCAACAGGAGCAGAATATGCTTATCTCTATGGTTATGTTGAAAACGGTGATGAGGTTATCGAAGGAGATAAAGAGCCATCTGAATTAGGAATTGAAGCAATAGATGATCATGAATTAGAAATTACGTTAGATACACCGACGCCATTTTTTGATTATTTATTAGCTTTTCCGTCATTTTTCCCTCAACCGCAAGATATAGTTGAAGAAAATGGTGATGATTATGCGTCAACTGGCGATGATTCGGTTTATAACGGTCCTTTTGCTTTAACTGAATTTGACGGGGCCGGTTCAGATACTGAGTGGAGTTATACGGCAAATGACGAGTATTGGGACAAAGATAATGTGAATCTAGATGAAATTAACGTTTCGGTAGTAAAAGAATCTTCAACTGGACTGAACTTATTTAACGATGGGCAAACTGATGATGTACTTCTCACAGGCGAATTAGCCCAACAAAATGCGAACAATCCAGAATATCAATCGATAAAAGAAGCGCGCACATCTTATATTGAATTAAATCAAGAGGAAGAAGATTCACCATTTAATAATAAAGATCTTCGTTTAGCCTTATCTTATGCGCTAGACCGTGAGGCATTAGTGGAACAAGTACTAGGAGATGGGTCGCAGCCTTCGACTAATTTGGTACCAGAAGAAACTGGGAAAGACCTAGATACCGACGAAGACTTTACTGAAGTTTCGGATTCCACACTGGAGTATGATCCAGATAAAGCCCAAGAGCATTGGGAAAAAGCGAAAGATGAGTTGGGTGTTGATTCATTAGAATTTGATTTGCTGTCAGATGATCAAGATGGCGCAAAACAAGTAGCAGAGTACATCCAAGGTGCTTGGGAAGATCTAGATGGTTTGAATGTTAGTTCAACAACAGTGCCATTTAGTGTTCGGCTTGATCGTGGTACTGCAGGTGACTTTGAAGCCCTCGTTGGTGGTTGGGGCGCTGATTATGCGGATCCTAGTAGTTTTACTGATTTATTCCAAACAGAAAACTCATATAACCATGGGAGTTGGAGTAATGATGAATATGATGAATTGATTGAAGCAGCATCAACCACACATGCTAATGAGCCTGAAGAACGTTTCCAAGATCTAATTGAGGCCGAAGGGGTTATTAACGAAGAAATGGGTGTAATCCCAGTTTATCAAAAAGCGCAAGGGCACATGATTTCTGATAAGGTCAATGGTATTGTTTCTCATAGTGCAGGTGCTAAGTATGATTATAAATGGGTTACTATAGAAGAATAA
- a CDS encoding cysteine desulfurase family protein, whose product MIYFDNSATTPIFPESLDTYVKTSRRVFGNPSSLHFLGTQASRLLEQARKQIADSLQVSTEEIAFTSGGTEGDNWVLKGTAFEKQDYGKHLIISSIEHPAVKKTVEQLARFGFEIDQAPVTKEGFVDVEQLAQLIREDTILVSVMAVNNEMGAIQPIQEISTLLEKSPKIHFHVDAVQAIAKIATEKWLTSRVDFAAFSAHKFHGPRGVGFIYWKKGRRIQPLMTGGGQEKEQRSGTENVPAIVAMARALRISFEKKSQRPEHLTNLKMALIDGLNAYSKVTIFSPTENGAPHILCIALKGIRGEVLVHALEEKEIIVSTTSACSSKKNTESSTLAAMNVPSALATCAIRISLDESNTMAEIEQFMIVFEQLYQRFSKVN is encoded by the coding sequence ATGATCTATTTTGATAATAGTGCAACCACTCCCATCTTTCCCGAAAGTTTAGATACATATGTAAAAACGAGTCGACGTGTGTTTGGAAATCCTTCCAGTTTGCATTTTCTGGGTACTCAGGCAAGTCGTCTATTGGAACAAGCTAGAAAACAAATAGCGGACAGCTTGCAAGTGTCGACTGAAGAGATCGCCTTTACTAGCGGTGGCACTGAAGGAGATAACTGGGTTCTAAAAGGAACAGCTTTTGAAAAGCAAGATTACGGAAAACATCTGATTATTTCTAGTATTGAACATCCTGCAGTGAAAAAAACTGTTGAACAATTAGCGCGTTTTGGATTTGAAATTGATCAAGCGCCCGTAACCAAAGAAGGATTTGTAGATGTAGAGCAACTCGCTCAATTGATTAGAGAAGATACGATTTTGGTTTCTGTGATGGCGGTAAACAATGAAATGGGGGCAATCCAGCCCATCCAGGAAATAAGTACGTTGTTAGAAAAGTCTCCTAAAATTCATTTCCATGTGGATGCGGTGCAAGCAATTGCTAAAATTGCTACCGAAAAATGGCTGACTTCCCGCGTGGATTTTGCTGCTTTTTCTGCTCATAAATTTCATGGTCCACGTGGCGTAGGCTTTATTTATTGGAAAAAAGGTCGACGCATCCAGCCTTTAATGACTGGCGGTGGTCAAGAAAAAGAGCAACGTAGCGGAACTGAAAATGTGCCAGCGATCGTTGCGATGGCAAGAGCGCTACGGATTTCTTTTGAGAAGAAATCGCAACGCCCTGAGCATTTAACCAATTTAAAAATGGCGCTAATTGATGGACTTAATGCTTATAGCAAGGTCACAATTTTTTCTCCCACAGAAAATGGTGCTCCGCATATTTTGTGTATAGCATTAAAAGGAATTCGTGGCGAAGTGTTGGTCCATGCCTTAGAAGAAAAAGAGATTATTGTCTCTACAACGAGTGCTTGTTCGAGTAAGAAAAATACTGAGTCAAGTACGCTTGCGGCGATGAATGTCCCCAGTGCACTTGCTACTTGTGCCATTCGGATTAGTTTAGATGAAAGTAACACAATGGCAGAAATTGAACAGTTTATGATTGTATTTGAGCAATTATATCAACGATTTTCAAAAGTTAATTAA
- a CDS encoding valine--tRNA ligase encodes MSEDELSKKYNPQEVENGRYQEWLKQDLFKPSGDKNAQPYSVVIPPPNVTGKLHLGHAWDTTLQDMIIRQKRMQGFDTLWLPGMDHAGIATQAKVEAKLNEQGISRYELGREKFIDQVWDWKEEYAQHIREQWAKLGLSLDYNHERFTLDDGLSEAVKTVFVKLYGKGLIYRGEYIINWDPKAQTALSDIEVIHKEDEGAFYHMTYPLTDGSGTVEIATTRPETMLGDTAVAVHPADERFQQLIGKKVILPLMDREIPIVADEYVDREFGTGVVKITPAHDPNDFEVGNRHDLPRVNVMNNDGTMNEQAGKYAGMDRFEARKAIVKDLEQLGRLVKVEKMVHSVGHSERSDAVVEPRLSKQWFVKMQPLAQQAIDNQATEDAVDFYPPRFNQTFLRWMENIHDWVISRQLWWGHQIPAWYHKETGEVYVGMQAPQDSQNWVQDEDVLDTWFSSALWPFSTLGWPDTENEMYQRYFPTNTLVTGYDIISFWVSRMIFQSLEFTQERPFENVLIHGLIRDAQGRKMSKSLGNGIDPMEVIDQYGADALRWFLSNGSTPGQDVRFSYEKMDAAWNFINKIWNAARFVLMNVEEMSATDIDLSGKKSVADRWILTRLNETVARVTELFDRFEFGEAGRQLYNFIWDDFCDWYIEMSKETLYGIDKEAQQTNKSVLVYVLDQILRLLHPIMPFVTEEIWSKLPHLGTSLVTAEYPVVHPEFSDETAAQGMTVLMDLIRAVRNIRAEVNTPISKPITLLIQTSDQEIEAFLKENKNYIDRFCNPEKLEINSQLEPPELAMTAVLTGANVYLPLAGLIDVQAELDRLAKELEKWNREVQRVEDKLANERFVANAPEAVVQKERDKQADYLEKQQTVKDRIKQLQEIN; translated from the coding sequence ATGTCAGAAGATGAGTTATCAAAAAAATATAATCCGCAAGAAGTCGAAAACGGGCGTTACCAGGAATGGCTAAAACAAGATTTATTTAAACCTAGTGGCGACAAAAATGCTCAACCTTATTCAGTGGTTATCCCACCACCGAATGTTACCGGTAAATTGCATTTAGGCCATGCTTGGGATACTACTTTGCAAGATATGATTATCCGGCAAAAACGCATGCAAGGCTTTGATACTTTGTGGCTTCCAGGGATGGATCATGCTGGAATTGCTACCCAAGCGAAAGTTGAAGCTAAATTAAATGAGCAAGGAATTTCTCGATATGAATTAGGCCGTGAAAAATTTATTGACCAAGTTTGGGACTGGAAAGAAGAATACGCGCAACATATCAGAGAGCAATGGGCTAAATTAGGCTTATCACTTGATTATAACCACGAACGCTTTACCTTAGACGATGGGCTATCAGAAGCTGTAAAGACGGTTTTTGTTAAGTTGTATGGAAAAGGTTTGATTTATCGTGGCGAATACATCATCAATTGGGACCCTAAAGCACAAACCGCTTTATCCGATATTGAAGTGATTCATAAAGAGGATGAAGGTGCGTTTTACCATATGACATATCCTCTAACTGACGGTTCAGGCACGGTAGAAATTGCGACGACTCGTCCGGAAACGATGTTAGGAGATACTGCGGTGGCAGTTCATCCAGCAGATGAGCGTTTTCAACAATTAATCGGCAAAAAAGTTATCTTACCTTTAATGGATAGAGAAATTCCAATTGTGGCTGACGAGTATGTCGACCGCGAATTTGGTACAGGAGTTGTGAAGATTACACCAGCCCACGACCCTAATGACTTTGAAGTAGGTAATCGACATGATCTGCCGCGGGTCAACGTAATGAATAATGATGGCACGATGAATGAACAAGCTGGCAAATATGCCGGAATGGATCGCTTTGAAGCAAGAAAAGCAATTGTTAAGGACCTTGAACAATTGGGACGACTAGTTAAAGTCGAAAAAATGGTCCACAGTGTAGGACATTCTGAACGAAGCGATGCGGTGGTTGAACCGCGTTTGTCCAAACAATGGTTTGTAAAAATGCAACCTCTAGCGCAACAAGCAATCGATAATCAAGCGACTGAGGATGCAGTAGACTTTTATCCGCCACGTTTTAATCAGACCTTTTTACGCTGGATGGAAAATATTCATGACTGGGTAATTTCACGTCAATTATGGTGGGGCCATCAAATCCCAGCGTGGTATCACAAAGAAACTGGTGAAGTATATGTAGGCATGCAAGCACCACAAGATAGCCAGAATTGGGTTCAAGATGAAGATGTCTTAGACACTTGGTTTAGTTCTGCTTTGTGGCCGTTTTCTACTTTGGGGTGGCCTGATACCGAAAACGAAATGTATCAACGTTATTTCCCAACGAACACTTTAGTCACAGGTTATGATATTATTTCTTTCTGGGTAAGTCGTATGATTTTCCAAAGTTTAGAGTTTACGCAAGAACGTCCATTTGAAAATGTTTTGATTCATGGTTTAATCCGGGATGCACAAGGACGTAAGATGAGTAAATCGCTAGGTAATGGAATAGATCCAATGGAAGTCATTGATCAGTACGGCGCTGATGCGTTACGCTGGTTTTTATCAAATGGCTCTACTCCCGGACAAGACGTCCGTTTTAGCTATGAAAAAATGGACGCTGCTTGGAACTTTATCAATAAAATTTGGAATGCGGCTCGATTTGTTTTAATGAATGTGGAGGAAATGAGTGCAACAGACATCGACCTTAGCGGTAAAAAATCAGTGGCGGATCGCTGGATTTTGACACGTTTGAATGAAACAGTGGCAAGGGTCACTGAATTATTTGACCGTTTTGAGTTTGGTGAAGCTGGGCGTCAATTATACAATTTTATCTGGGATGACTTTTGTGACTGGTATATCGAAATGAGTAAAGAAACGCTTTATGGAATAGATAAAGAGGCTCAACAAACCAACAAAAGTGTTCTTGTCTACGTGTTAGACCAGATTTTACGGCTATTGCATCCAATTATGCCATTTGTCACTGAAGAAATCTGGTCAAAATTGCCACACCTAGGTACATCATTGGTTACCGCAGAATATCCAGTCGTTCACCCCGAGTTTAGTGATGAAACAGCAGCACAAGGGATGACTGTATTGATGGATTTGATTCGTGCGGTTCGTAATATTCGCGCAGAAGTAAATACGCCTATCTCAAAACCAATTACTTTACTCATTCAAACGAGTGATCAGGAAATTGAAGCGTTCCTAAAAGAAAATAAAAACTATATTGATCGTTTCTGTAATCCAGAAAAACTTGAAATCAATAGCCAGCTAGAACCCCCTGAATTAGCTATGACTGCGGTCTTGACAGGCGCTAACGTCTACTTGCCATTAGCAGGTTTGATTGATGTTCAAGCAGAACTAGATCGTTTAGCAAAAGAATTGGAAAAATGGAATCGTGAAGTACAACGCGTAGAAGACAAATTGGCTAATGAACGTTTCGTTGCCAATGCACCAGAAGCAGTTGTTCAAAAAGAACGAGATAAGCAGGCTGATTATCTGGAAAAACAACAAACGGTCAAGGATCGTATCAAACAGTTACAAGAAATTAACTAA